The following coding sequences are from one Ursus arctos isolate Adak ecotype North America unplaced genomic scaffold, UrsArc2.0 scaffold_23, whole genome shotgun sequence window:
- the MS4A7 gene encoding membrane-spanning 4-domains subfamily A member 7, translating to MLSQPKTKGDFESFTPNDIFVLKREKPKHSDQKEDNPENSLQEEATVLGIIQILCCLLISSLGALLVSAPYSSHFKPTISTILMSGYPFVGALCFAITGSLSIISGKKSTKPFAMSSLTSSAVSSLTAGAGLFLLADGLAALKTASRGCDSEREYLATLPYSMYYYSEYEFKNCLLTSVSLTGVLVVMLVFTVLELLLAAYASILWWKQVYSDNPGVSTLTYHMTPAGSQHLSCDDPGRESVRKRNQLVVMRFV from the exons ATGCTATCACAGCCCAAGACCAAGGGAGACTTTGAATCCTTTACTCCAAATGACATTTTCGTCCTCAAAAGGGAAAAACCTAAACACAGTGACCAAAAGGAAGATAACCCAGAGAACAGTCTGCAGGAAGAAGCTACAGTCCTTGGA ATTATCCAGATCCTGTGCTGCCTGCTGATTTCAAGTTTGGGGgctcttttggtttctgctcCCTACTCTTCCCACTTCAAGCCAACAATTTCCACCATTTTGATGTCTGGGTACCCATTTGTAGGAGCTCTATGT TTTGCCATTACTGGATCCCTCTCGATTATTTCTGGGAAAAAATCAACTAAGCCTTTT gCCATGAGCAGCCTGACCTCAAGTGCAGTGAGTTCTCTCACTGCTGGAGCAGGCCTCTTCCTCCTTGCTGATGGCCTGGCAGCCCTGAAGACTGCCTCTCGAGGGTGTGATTCAGAAAGGGAGTATCTAGCCACACTGCCTTATTCGATGTACTATTATTCGGAATATGAATTCAAGAACTGTCTCCTGACTAGTGTCAGTCTAACA GGGGTGCTGGTGGTGATGCTGGTCTTCACTGTGCTGGAGCTCTTACTGGCTGCATATGCCTCCATCCTTTGGTGGAAACAGGTGTACTCCGACAACCCTGGGGTGAGTACTCTGACATATCACATGACACCTGCTGGGTCCCAACATTTGAGCTGTGATGATCCAGGTCGAGAAAgtgtcagaaagagaaatcagttaGTGGTCATGAGATTCGTGTAG